The following nucleotide sequence is from Gymnodinialimonas sp. 202GB13-11.
CGCACCATGTGGATCGGCGGTATCGTGGCGGCAGCAGCGGCCTATCTGTTCGCCTCGTTCTACACGGTTCAGCCCGGTGAGCAGGGGGTGGAGCTGTTCCTCGGCTCCGAATACCGCATCACCGATGATGGCCCGCACTTTGCGTGGTGGCCTGTTGTAACAGCCGAAGTTATCGCCACCGATCAGGAGCGGACGGAGTCCATCGGTAACAACCGCGCCGGTGCCTCCGATCGCGGCCTGATGCTGACCACGGACGAAAACATCGTCGACATCGACTTCGACGTGGTCTGGAACATCTCAAACCCCGCCGATTTCCTGTTCAACTTGCGCGACCCCGAGGCCACCATCCGCGCCGTGGCGGAATCGGCCATGCGCGAGATCATCGCGCAGTCGGAACTCGCGCCGATCCTCAACCGCGACCGTCAGTTGATTGCCGACCAGGCCGAGGTGCTGATCCAGCAAACGCTCGATGTCTACGAATCCGGCATCAACGTTCTGCGTGTGAACCTTGACCGCGCGGACCCGCCGCAAGACGTGATCGAGGCCTTCCTGGACGTGCAAGCCGCAGAACAGGAACGGGACCGTCTGGAACGGACGGCTGACGCCTATTCGAACCGTGTGACGGCAGGGGCGCGTGGTGAAGCCGCGCAGATCCTTGAAGAAGCGGAAGGTTATCGCGCCCGCGTGGTGAACGAAGCCTTGGGTGAAGCCAGCCGTTTCCTCGCCGTTCTGGAAGAATATGAGGCCGCGCCGGACGTGACCCGCCGCCGCCTTTACCTAGAAACGCTGGAGCGCGTGTTGGGTGAGACCGATCTGGTCATCATCGACGGCGACACCGGTGGCGGACAAGGCGTTGTGCCGTACCTGCCGCTGAACGAACTGCGCCGCCCCTCTGGCAATGCAACAACGACCGGGAGCTCGAACTAATATGTCTCGGATTACTTACCTTATCCCCGTCATCGTTCTGGGCATCGTTGTCATCTCGTCCTCGATCTTCGTGGTTGATGAACGCCAGCGTGCCCTCGTTCTTCAGTTCGGTCAGATCCGTCAGGTCATCAACGAGCCCGGCCTGAACTTCAAAATCCCGTTCATTCAGAACGTTGAGTATTTTGAGGACCGCATCCTGTCGCTGGATACGGAGCCGACGCAGGTGACGCCTTCGGACGATCGCCGTCTTGTGGTCAGCGCATTCGCGCGCTACCGGATCGACGATGTGGAAGAATTCGTGCAGGCCGTTCCGGGCGGTGTGCGTCAGGCCGAAGACTTGCTGGACGGTATTCTGCGCGCCCAGATCCGTTCGGTTCTGGGTGCAGATGGTGTGACGTCCAACACGATCCTGTCGCAGGACCGCGCGGGTCTGATGCGTCAGATCACGACCCAGGCGCGCAGTGATGCCGACGGCTTTGGCATCACGGTGCTGGACGTGCGTCTGCAACAGACCGACCTGCCGGAACAGAACCTCGACGCCACCTTCGCCCGGATGCGGGCCGAACGGGAACGCGAAGCGGCTGACGAGATCGCACGTGGTGAGGAAGCTGCGCAGCGCATCCGCG
It contains:
- the hflC gene encoding protease modulator HflC; this encodes MSRITYLIPVIVLGIVVISSSIFVVDERQRALVLQFGQIRQVINEPGLNFKIPFIQNVEYFEDRILSLDTEPTQVTPSDDRRLVVSAFARYRIDDVEEFVQAVPGGVRQAEDLLDGILRAQIRSVLGADGVTSNTILSQDRAGLMRQITTQARSDADGFGITVLDVRLQQTDLPEQNLDATFARMRAEREREAADEIARGEEAAQRIRAQADRTVVELVSEANREAEITRGEADAERTRIFAEAFGQDAEFYDFTRSLAAYETALRENSTFVISPDSEFFEYFDGSALGGGNSLAAPSE
- the hflK gene encoding FtsH protease activity modulator HflK, producing MAGNSGGPWGGGGGGNRGNQGSNGSGDDGRRPSGPGRDGGGQNIPEIDDIVRKGQEQLRVLMGGRGGGTGGGQGGGESPISPRTMWIGGIVAAAAAYLFASFYTVQPGEQGVELFLGSEYRITDDGPHFAWWPVVTAEVIATDQERTESIGNNRAGASDRGLMLTTDENIVDIDFDVVWNISNPADFLFNLRDPEATIRAVAESAMREIIAQSELAPILNRDRQLIADQAEVLIQQTLDVYESGINVLRVNLDRADPPQDVIEAFLDVQAAEQERDRLERTADAYSNRVTAGARGEAAQILEEAEGYRARVVNEALGEASRFLAVLEEYEAAPDVTRRRLYLETLERVLGETDLVIIDGDTGGGQGVVPYLPLNELRRPSGNATTTGSSN